The region ctatatatgtgtgtgtgtgtgtatatatatatatatatatatgtatatataagttaatgtgtctactccttAAAAAACGACCGGacgtttatgaccggtttttaaagaaaattaaagtctataacgaataggtaattattggagtagacatatatattgaacatgaaactaccgtgagactcactcatattaaatataatgacccggataactcacgtcttaaatcgagtttagctccagtccagctaaactcgatttaagacgtaagttatccgggtcattatatttaatacacatatatatattaagaagtgttctatcagacaacattattaattttcattaaatttttatggaataggtaatcgagaaaaactaacaaaacgCTCTTAATTTTAATTCCGATGGCGACCGACGTAATCGCGGTTGtggttttaattaagtatagcCCTAATTTATCTATTAGACTTTTGATACTGTTCCGTTTcatggtagttttaaaaaatcgtaCTAATATGTAGTTTTCTCAAACACGATACGATAAACGGTACCGGTCGAACGGTGCAGTCTGATCGTAAGGATTTTTCGTAGCATCTGTGGGCCCATTAGCCAGATATATTGACAGAAATCGTTCGTTTATATAAATTGCTTAGAGTGTCTGATTCAATATTTTAACTGTTAACTTTCTCGACTATCGCATTTGTAACTCTCAACCTTGACGCTGGCAACATTGTCCCATTGGACAGAAgccatttacgaaaaaaaaactttagtatagtaggtacctactgagaGACATGAGTAGACATTTCCTTATATGTGTCACTAACCAAGATCACAGTGATCCTATTTAATTTCTACTATTCTCTTTCGTACAATAGAAAATATCTGTGCATCTCGCTCGTCGGAATATTATTCtccgcttaaaccgctgaactgatttggatgaaatagggaaggacataggatagcgtTTATCCCCAAAAAATTGCAGtttccgcaggatagcgatTAAACGAATTCTTACTTTGGCAACACCTAGTCTCTAAAAGATTGGTCAATAATTTAAATCAACTATAGTACTCTTTGCAAACGTGAACTAAGCACGTTATATTAAGTTTAGCATTTGTTTAGCACGGGATAGGttttattgtatataatataaaaaatgatataACCTCGTAACATTGGCGTGTTTTTCCAGGTTTAGAACTCTTGTTTACGCAGATTACGGCGGACTGGGGTCAACGAAACGCAGCGATTGATACTCGAGCTCCACCGATTATACTCAGTTACCTATGTACCTTCATTAatgtctattaaataaatatattttatgtattaggGAGCacttatttcttttaataactGTTATCTTGCCCTATCTAATACGTAAGCAGACTGATCCTGACATTATTTCTGTAAGAGAATGTCAATGGAAGTTTGTACCACACACATCTGCTGTGATTTCTACCAAAATAACAACTATCGTAAAAAACTTGATACCTATATGTATAGAACAAAACTCATgtgtgagaaaaaaataaacaattgaaCGAAaacgtaagtaggtatataacagAGCTTGTCTTTTaaaagtaatcatcatcatcagcccgaagacatCCACTGCAGAACAAAGGCATCTCCATTAGAACGCCATAATTAACGACAACTCtacacttgcatccaccggttgccgtGACTCTCACGATATCATCAAAGCATTTAAAAGTAAACCGTTTGAACTGTTCCTAATAAAACCACATACTACTTAACATACATGTATTTTACTATACTTAATTGTCTAAATTTCTAAAACATACACGATTGTTACCATAATATATACAGACTTATCTAGAGTAGACCTTCCATTTCCTTCATGAATTGCATATAAGCATCGTCCTTGCTCGGAGCCTGTTTTGGCACATCCGCTGGCCTCTGAACAGTGGGCTTGACTCGCGAGTTTGCCTTTTTGTCCTCGCGTTTGACTCGAAGAGCCGAGGGCACGAATCTCGTCACGTCGGCTGACAAGTTTCTGATTTGAGGCTTGGCGGTGATTGTTGCTCCTGTAGAGTTGAAAGAAACTAAAGTTTTGTGGTGGCACAGAGTGCACTATTCCAGTGGTTTAGATTTCTTTATCAAGAACACAAGTGTTACGTAAATAAAACTCCCAGGGCATAAGTGATAGAATAGAAAACAGACAGAAATCTTTACCATCAGAGACAGAAAAAGTCTGGATCATACTGTAGAAAATGTATGCACTGAGCGATAAGCTAGAATGCTGGGCTTAGAATCTAGATAGAATCAGTGCCCGTAATGTCTAAAGCAgaatttagacttgcaagaaaaatcatgcaagttgcattacattgcgaggccgtaaagccaacgagtttatggcggtcaatcgagcgccgcaatataatgtaacttgcacgatttttcttgcaagtctaaactcggcttcgagcgctcgcgatcgcattcaccgtctctttctatcctcatccTACACTGTGTAACGAAAAGAAGTGGCGAAAGCGATTGCGATTCGGAGTGTATTAAACACTAAGGCCTCTGGACGGTTTGAAACATCACTAAGGTTCACTTTGGTTAGCACGTTGAAAACATCTTTGGTATACTTTTATATGCACTACTTCCTAGTGTCTAGTCAGTGCACGATCGGGACACGTTGAAATGTCGATATTATTTCGCGGCTCCGGTCTGTCACGTATTTTTAAAAGAATATCATGTTTACCATGCGCCCGAGGGCCACTCGTTTTGTAGGTAAACTTATAAATACCAAAATGTATTATTCCGTCAAAATCAGTCATTCCTAATCAGCTTTTTTATTTAGACCTGagagatggtgaaagcgatggcaAGAGCCTGCGCGTTAGACAAGAAATAAGGCCTCTGCTATTATTACAACTCGTCAGTAAAATTGTGGGCCATTCAATCACCACTGTCGTGCAATTACTGCTCACCGCTTACTAGTTGTTACAAGAATGATTGAGATCGACACACGAGACGTATTGTCTAAAGCGGCTCtgagacgggccatattttcactgcaatttgtggccggcaactattggtgtccctctcttactcacatgttagacagggacaccaatagttgccggccacatattgcagtgaaaatatagcccgtctaggagccccttaacAAATTAAGAGtgtaatcacaatcgttttcatcacttctttttgtcacaCATAGGATGAGGTTAGAAAGAGCCTGTAAATGCGATTTCGCGCCCGTGCAATACGCCCAGATTGTGTCACACCATGCCAAAGATACGCTACCGCAGTTCCGCGGCTAATTTCACTTTAAGACGtgcagtcaagggcataaatatctatacagccttTAGGTGTGCCTCCTGAGGCTTCgaagagtttaaataaaaaggaTTTTTAAAGGTACACGAACGAATAATAAAGAATATCAAAAAGGAAATTATTTACAAGTTAGGTACACGTAATTAATAGAGCTCTGCTCAGGACCGCGCCGCCGGTAGGAATGTGGCTCCGCTTCTAGACTGGCCTTCTGGGAAATTCAAATGATTTCGAATacgccgcgcagttccacgcgccggtgtgcagaAACCGACTGCGGCTAGGGAGGTAACGGTTTATCTGGTAgctacagccatagcgtcagtATAATTGACAACGTATACATCGACCTAATGGTCAGTGgcatgtatatatatatatataaatctgcctaaaagttcattacttaatactcagttttgacgcatttttgagatacattttttatgcgacgtctttacgatACTctcggattgtgttcgaatcgcttaacggtatagtgcctattcaattattagaattatacatttatagtttttgtggtactagtcggggcaatgaacttttaggcagttaggcggcggaaggtatagacatttttgacgtcttggtaacgtacacaTATTTATGCACTTGACTGTTCGCATCTGATATGACACAATAAACGCGGAAATTCGACGaagtggttagataacctaactacgaagcttgaggtcccgggttcgaatcccggccggggcagatatttgtatgaataatacgaatgtttgttctcgggtcttgggtgtttaatatgtatttaagtatgtatttatctacataagtatgcttatccgttgcctagtgtccatagtacaagctttgcttagtttgggactaggtcaattggtgtcaagtgtcccatgatattatttttttttaattgcgcGACAGAAATTCGACGTGATTACACTTACAATGGTGATCCAATTACAAACTCTACATTTGCCATAATAACGTCACCTTGCCGGGTGGTATTCATGTACGGGAATTTTTGGTAACTTTCGCGCGTACGAGTATAAATTACCCGACATGCTACGAGCATACCGTGGACCCGGGCCGGCTCATCCGGGGCCGACTACCCAAAAGCAAGGCGCTCCTCGCCGTTTGCCTGTTGTATGAacttgactattttgtatatgttttataaattaaaactacacagtgcctgttatcgaatagaaaaacaatttttaagctaccattacaaataacaaagttatacaggtttgaaattcaagattagacaaagaaagacatacgggcatgtgacgtcacaagccagtaccgccatacatGATGCATAGAGataagcgtttgagaaagagacaggtatatagatttttcataaaatcactataaatccaattttcaaccgatttaaattttgtcttcgataaacactatctgtatctctatattttcataataatattaggatATGGCagaatcaggagttgtcaaataccgtattcgatTTCGGTTTTAAATCCACTATCCGTCGGACACCAAAGTGCATCAATTTTTTTGTCTTACCTTGCGGTCCATCTTTCTTCGTGATCAGCTGCGGAGCGGCCATAAGCACGGACACTTGCGGCATGACCTTCGGTGGCGGTGGCGGCACGAGCGGACGCAGCAGCCGGGGCGGTGCGCCGGGGGGCCCGGGCGGCCGGAGGAGCGCGCGCGGCGGCAGGCCGGGGGGGCCCGGCGGCGCGCCCGGCCGGACCGGCACGCCGGGCGGCATCCGCAGCGGCGGCGGCCCCAGCGGCACGCGGAGCGGCGGGGGTCGGATGCCTGGAACAGAGCGGGTACAATTGAAGCATTGGGTGCAACAAGGGCGtatgttgtacaataaagtaaaaaaaaccccgactttgtcacttcaaagttcaatatctcaaaaacggctgaaccgattttgataaaacatgtccattaaccatagctagaaaacctgctatcaaataataaaatacttactagctgttgctcgatGATTTATTCTGAACTAACTGAAGCTAACGGCAATTTATTCTGGCATTGTTGTTAGATCTATAATTATGCATacccaatttcaagtcagtaTGTCTAACCTGAAACTGAGGGAAATCGACTTGCGATATTTCACTAATGTCCTGTTGATTTTTCACAAGGTTTTGTGGCGACAAAtgccatttttaaccgacttcaaaaaaggaggaggttctatgtttgtatatattttttaatgtatgttcaccgattactcagtcaattgtggaccgattatcaaaattctttttttattcgaaacagtacttttctgaggtggtcccattgtcaccaagtcaagatctgatgatgggatcctagggaaatcgagggcaaacctcaaaatttataggcacacctatgacgattttggcatttttagcattaagacatgcatttacattcagaaagtatcacttggtaaactggacctgatgaagaagaccgttgatggccaatggaactcgttcaagctaagtaatgctcgcgcgtctataaacgatcatgattactaAACCTAGATAAGgaactaagaagaagctttaagttattctttcgaactgatctgatgctgaagccggaagttaggcaacggaactctgttataaaacaacgtaactaagccgtgtttgggcttaatggaatcgttgtgagatgtactttggctacaaatcactaaaaagtgagaaataaagaaaaactttaacaaaaaattaaaaccgactccaaaaaaccggctacaaaacttgaaaatatttttctaggtaacatacctactagcttgaagtcggtgactcagcacgacccagcaggagtgattaaaaTCTATAGTATGTAggagaggtagacgactattattccactcctgctggctcgtgctgagacaccgacttcgagctagtaggtacgtacgtacctagaaaaatattttcaagagttttgtagtcggttccattttttgttatcttAGGCTATATTTTGACCGCTTTTGCAACGTAGAAGCACAAAGGCTATAGTTAAGGCTATTGTAGCATAATTAGCAGCGTAAACAAGTACATTGCGTCGTACAAACCGATGTTAATCTTCACGTGTAACGTACTGACGCAAAGTAGTCACTTCATAAGACATGGCCCACAAAAGATATAAACAAATGACCGCGTATCAATATTTCCACGAATCTTCCTGTTTAGCTcattatttttgatacaaatcAAAAGCCACGTTAAGATAACCTTCAATATCGCGGAAAACAAACCTGTGGAGTTTGACTGTGTAAGTCAATACTactgtaataagtaataaaattgcttttgcgaataacattgcatacttttaattgatttaaagtAGCTATTAGACACGTGATATAGTGATATCAATTTGTAATCTACACAAGATATTTTCCATGTTACGAAAAACACTGATGCAACCATTAAACATGTGGGGTGGAATTTAACACAACAGTTTATAGGAGTATACCATtttagacatttatttactaagaCAAATTCATGGTTTTTCTGATAAGACCATGGGGAAACAGAGTATGTGGGGTTCGCCCATGAAGGATATCCCCCAGTAAAAACCACACGAGTTCCcttgtagctatcataaggtcgcgtgtgagcaaagaaattcttttagttcatttatatggactatcatggacctccgcaaagtaacgcctgattcaataaattccctaaaaaaatattacctggTGGTAGCAGCGGCGGTGGCATCTGCCGCATCTCGACGCCGGGCGGCTCCAGTATGAAGTCGGGTGGCATTTGCACCGGAGGCGGCGCGGCCTCGCCGTCACTGTCCGAGTCGCTGTCACGCTGCCCGCCTGTACGTTTCAGTGCTGAAAGCCTGCAGAGTAATAaggaatagtagattgataaccaagggtggaaagtgacccatttcacccgagatatttctggcgctcgaactaAGTGAgcgcgccaatagttcgaggggaaatgggtaatttcacccgaatTAGACACTCTTCTTTTCATTTCGattgtgaggaaaaatactacaaaaaagcgaataataataaataaaatttacttatatccaacccccaaccttttcgcactggccacttgccacaaccgactttaaaaaaaatctagctgatcacgaccaaggagcttatatacaaaactggaggttaatcgccgaacgaagaagtttgacctatattacttatttatatattccatctctttctttcacatttcacgaatgacttccatctctttcttgcTCTCTAATCCTCCCGTGAACAGCAGTgcgtgcactgttgtgtttcggcgtggagagtaatacagccggtgaaattactggcacttgaggtatcccatcttaggcctctaggttggcaacgcatctgcaatacctttggtgtcgcagatgtttatgggcggtggtgatcttttaccatcaggagacccacttgctcgtttgacatccagtcaaataaaaaaaactaaagaaagagatggaatatattcgtGACGCAATAAaggtcaaatttcttgttttaaacggatgtacggcgttcaacctccagtgttgtatataagctccttcctgctcgacaataatgaattggCGCgtctgcaatcagtcacattttttttttgttaaaaaggccatggaaatgttagcacaagtcgtatacagccaagtctaatggccggtatcagatattttgttggaactccggactttttctgaaatagcttgtggtgtttttggtggaaaaatacacctgcagtttatttttaatgaaaaaaggcgggaaagcataagaaaaatattggaataaaattaaattttacaatacattttgagaaaaagtttattctatttcataattattcaccatttttgagaaaagctttatattagtatcggctggaatagcaattgctggcttcgtattcgcaagctcgtccgtttaatactcatactcagccagcaattgcctacttccaggccacgacaataatctactaattatatatttatacctGGCGTTCAAATCCGCGGCCCGGTCCCTCTCCCGCTTCTTATGCACCTCCTCCATCTCCTTCATAAAGTCGTCGATGTTCTGTCCGGAGAGAGCCAGCATCCTCTGCTGTAGGGACGTGGGCTTCGGCGCCGCGTTCCCGGAACCGTCTTCCTCCATAGCATCGCCGTCGAAGTTCTCTTGCAGCGTCGGCTGCGGCGCCGCGGTTGGCATTGGAATGCATTTCTGAAAACacattgttaattgttaataataaataatatcatgggagcattcacagatatagattacactaaattacgcaaatgcatctacttcgcgtgtccgaaccccgaccaaacgtcggggttggccccatacaaagactgaccgctaactgactaatcatgactagtgactgactctaGCCCCACGGCACCGGcaggcggcgcatttgaatcgattttgcgcggacatcggggaattcacatcgctaatttgCTCTTGAGACGTctcagtagatataaaaaagttacacggttggttttcatacagattgaggtgtttgcgtcatctagtgtaatctatatctgtgggagCATTACTATGTTCCATGCCCGGTTTCAGgatgcgtttcaaccagagatgtgagaggatgtgttgcgaggaatgtgtatttcatgaaccaataggacaGAATGCTTCATTTACTTTGCCCCACTTTGCACATTGTGCACACCctggcacatctctggtggaaatgcagccttagaATAGGACgaacccatctcttcccgtgggtgtcgtaaaaggcgactaagggacctAATATGAGAACGAGCAGCCAGCGCTCtctattttaaaagcttttatttaacttgcaatgtatctatgtatgtgcgggtcaaatcttgcaatttaaatttgacccttttttagtagtcggattgtcttgaaaattggcatacttatgtatgtTGCGTGAGAAtacaatctggtagtgacatcctgttagttcggccaagatcgtctccgcaggacggaactgttcaatggttaatggcatcgacttgaaatttggtatgcaaatagaGTTtcagtgacaatgcaagtacagaaaacaaaaagtacagtcagcaaaaaaagcttgtacctattaaaaatgaaatttttatcaaaaGCTTATTTCCAaccttttctttagcttgcactgtttatttatttgtttgtttatttgtttgggtcaaatcttggaagccaAATTTGTCCTGCTCTTCCAGCGGTCAACaggcttgaaatttgacatactacaataaatttggtgacaatacaataatctggtagtgacatcttggtggtcctgccaggttcgtctccgcaggagataactcctcaatggttaatagtactaacttgaaatttggtacggatatgcattTTAAAAGACAATgccagtacagtcaacaaaaagtacagacagcaataaagcttgtattaaaaatgaaatttttaacagaaactcaTCAACTATGAACTATGAACTCTGGACTCCACTACAGTGCGGAAAACAAGGGAAAAACACTACACTAATCCAAGAaaatcgtcatgaaggttcacttcTGAATTCTGATCCTCAATGAATGACCACAACCACTCTGTCACAACTCACAAGAGTGTATACCTAGCAACTTAGACGAGACATGAAACAATTATCACCAATGCGGGGTTAAAAGACAGTATCGTgagtttttttgacgttacggtcttgcttacaatgagggctatcgcgtatgaattcgccgctagaggcgctagtgtagcgacaGACAGgttctccgaaatgtcaaatgccactgtttttgggtgagttatgcaggtttatttataattagaataattttgtgaatattttgcaatacctgaaatttatttatggcaaatatgcgtttcagagcaataaatgtctgttttgagacagttttgtcttttggaaacctttgtcctccctttttttcgaacaaaacgggactacgcaacactgtggcaagCTCgtcatttttatggtacggttttaaggtgttaaatatgatttaaatttaaattttgttttcacaccctTAATAAcgaactaaccactatacttcaggctcagacaggacctttgtctacagtggcgccaactggtgagcgcgaaaacggtagacctaattggctaataactaaatgagcaagaccgtaacgtcaaaaaaaactcactatactaacgccatctaccgatatttcgcctgtcttttagccctcattccgAATATGTGACCCTAAAAAGTAGTTTAGCATTTGCCTTATAATTTGTGTTTGCTGCGACATCAAATCTCACCTCCCCTGGCGGTCCTTCGTCGGGCAGGTCCGAGAAGCGAAGATTCTTCTTTTCCTTAGCCTTCCCCTCTTTCCCTTCCATTTTTTCCACTTCCAGTATCAACATCGTGTAGTCTGGCGGCGGGCCCGGGGGCACTCCTGGCGCTTCGGCGCCCGCTGGCCTCTCCTGGAAAATTACATCTTTATCAATGGCCAGAAAGGGCAATACACATAGGCCTGTAgtgggtcaattccagggtaggcagctgtTAATTCCACCCTCCCACACCAATGTAGGCACTGTCTACCCTGCTGCCTACTTAATGCACGCCAATTTACGTAtgagtaccaaatttcaactccaTTAGCCCTTTAGTTTTGGAGCAAATCGGCAGTGACAGATAGTCACACAAGTGTTTCgtatttccttttgaggtataAAACCTCAAAAGCgtcacatttttaaaaaccaGATTAACTTTTGATCATTTGGGCTAACCAGTAATGTCACAGTTACTTTGGTCCCGTGTGAAAAAAGTCTAACCAGTTAGACTTCCTATTACGGCTCAATACTTACTTTccatcatttatttataatttgggTGTTACTGAATCCTGTAAGATAGCAAAACCAAAGAATGCCATTTTCGGTAGGTACAGGCatcagcagaagtggatgagaggttgtggtgctcaaaataatctaaacaCTCTTAATCCCTCAGCAGTAGttgtgtgtagatcattttcaGCACTGTAGCCAATCatttacttctgctgctgactgtactaactTTGTAAGCAGAGTCCTTCCTGAGAATGGGCTTCACTGGGGTGCTGGGCGGCGCTATGTCCATTGGCATGGGAATCTGAGACGCCATGTTGCCGTATACATAGTTTTCAGGCATCTGAGGAAATTATAATAATGCGTTTAAGTTATTTTTCGTAAGGCTGACAATAAGTACGGTTCGTAAGTCGAACGACTAGTAATACATGAGTGACTTGTATATCTATTTCAgtaattatgtttgtttctcATGGTAACTTTGATTCAAACCCTgacaatgtttaattttatagcaaTTGAAATTTGATTTCAGTAGGAGTTCAGCTACTGTTActcatgctagttactagcacgaaagcatgctactattaagcaaatgctacctactagcgtgtgtgtataggacacgtgctactattaagcatgcttatttagtggCATATTGGTACTTCAGGTACTATCATGCTTAttgcttataagcatgctagtaacgagcatgtgtaaggcAGCCTTAAGTATTTTAGGATAGCACAAAATCTCACTTTACTAATATTCTACATCTAAGAGTTTGTGAGAATGAGCGTGTATGCATGTTCgttgtcttaaaaaaaaagtactcaaaaaattttgaaaaaatttagtctcacaaatcaaatatacatcatcatcccagcttatatacgtcccactgctgggcacaggcctcctctcagaacaagagggcttgggccatagttcccacgcgggcccagtgcggattgggaacacatacatacatacatatacaacatcaataaaaaaaaaactgcatagaCAAATTTGCAGGCAACAGCTAATCAAACATAAATTGCTTTgctttaatccatactaatccatactatccatactaatattataaatgcgaaagtaactctgtctgtctgtctgtctgtctgtctgttacgctttcacgcaaaaaccgctgaaccgatttggatgaaatttggtacagagatagaatataccatgggaaagaacataggctatcttttatcgcgaaaaaaaggctttaaggggttgaaatagggggtgaaagtttatatggtggaagttcgtcgctgtcggaaataaaagcatgaaacttggcatttaggcacttaataagaaataagtcggtatgtgttttagcttttttgaaaattcgacctgtgaggggatgaaataggggatgaaacctcatatggaaggtcgttattattgaagataaatcgatgtttctttatgaaacttggtatttgggcatgtgataagagataaataattgttcgagcgttttttaaaattcttcctgtttgggggtgaaataggggatgaaagtttatatatgtaaaatcgtcattttcgaagataaatcgatggttctttatgaaacttggcatttgggcacgtgataagagataaatagatatattttcgcgcattttttttttattattcctgtgcgagggtgaaataggggatgaaagtttatatgaaggtcgacattgtagaagataaatcgatggttctttatgaaacttggcatttgggcactttgaaaaataaatagatatttgttcaagagtttttgaaaattttacctgcgaggggatgaaataggatgaaaaattatatggaacgtcgtcattatcacagataaatcgatgaatctttgtgtttaggtattcgataagaacaaaaaaaaaccggttaaaatcgac is a window of Choristoneura fumiferana chromosome 8, NRCan_CFum_1, whole genome shotgun sequence DNA encoding:
- the LOC141430583 gene encoding uncharacterized protein (The sequence of the model RefSeq protein was modified relative to this genomic sequence to represent the inferred CDS: added 130 bases not found in genome assembly), producing the protein MGRRSINTTKSGKYMNPTDQARKEARKKELKKNKRQRQMVRAAVLKMKDPTQILEELQKIDEMEYNVLQPSPLNEKVLKEKRKKLRETFDRVLKMYDKDDPEKWVELKRQEMEYEKRRAHLISYYESVKLAQSVQVDDIPLPSLQMPENYVYGNMASQIPMPMDIAPPSTPVKPILRKDSAYKERPAGAEAPGVPPGPPPDYTMLILEVEKMEGKEGKAKEKKNLRFSDLPDEGPPGEKCIPMPTAAPQPTLQENFDGDAMEEDGSGNAAPKPTSLQQRMLALSGQNIDDFMKEMEEVHKKRERDRAADLNARLSALKRTGGQRDSDSDSDGEAAPPPVQMPPDFILEPPGVEMRQMPPPLLPPGIRPPPLRVPLGPPPLRMPPGVPVRPGAPPGPPGLPPRALLRPPGPPGAPPRLLRPLVPPPPPKVMPQVSVLMAAPQLITKKDGPQGATITAKPQIRNLSADVTRFVPSALRVKREDKKANSRVKPTVQRPADVPKQAPSKDDAYMQFMKEMEGLL